In Salvelinus namaycush isolate Seneca chromosome 37, SaNama_1.0, whole genome shotgun sequence, the following are encoded in one genomic region:
- the rcc1 gene encoding regulator of chromosome condensation, which yields MPAKKALKRPKESKPEEVKDPKKVKVSHSSHGQDKGLVLVLGQGDVGQLGLGEDIMERKRPALVTLPEGVVQVAAGGMHTVCLSDTGNIYTFGCNDEGALGRETTEEGSEMVPGKVSLDERVVQVSAGDSHTAALTEDGAVYIWGSFRDNSGVIGLLEPMKKVTVPVKVPMKGPVMKIASGNDHLVMLTASGDLYTSGCGEQGQLGRVPELFANRGGRKGLLRLLIPQIVKVQSRGKVHFTDAFCGAYMTIAVSKEGHVYGFGLSNYHQLGTKLINTCFVPIKLTTFKNSTINWIGFSGGQHHTVCLDSAGKVYSLGRAEYGRLGLGQGAEEKSEPTPVEGLDVAQVVACGASVSYAVTKQGSVYAWGMGTNLQLGTGEENDEWSPVEMTGKQLENRIVLMVASGGQHTVLLVKDKLES from the exons ATGCCTGCAAAGAAGGCTCTGAAGAGACCAAAGGAAAGTAAACCAGAGGAAGTAAAGGATCCTAAGAAAGTTAAAG TTTCCCACAGCAGCCATGGGCAGGATAAGGGTCTGGTTCTAGTGCTGGGCCAAGGGGACGTAGGACAGCTGGGTCTGGGAGAGGACATCATGGAGAGGAAGAGGCCGGCCCTGGTGACCCTGCCTGAGGGTGTGGTGCAGGTGGCGGCGGGGGGCATGCACACAGTCTGTCTCAGTGACACTGGAAAT ATCTACACGTTTGGCTGCAATGACGAGGGTGCTCTGGGTCGAGAGACTACAGAGGAGGGCTCTGAGATGGTGCCAGGAAAGGTGTCCCTGGACGAGAGGGTGGTTCAGGTGTCCGCTGGGGACAGTCACACAGCTGCACTCACAGAGGACGGTGCCGTATACATCTGGGGCTCTTTCAGG GATAACAGCGGAGTCATTGGTCTACTAGAGCCTATGAAGAAGGTTACTGTGCCTGTCAAGGTCCCCATGAAAGGGCCTGTGATGAAAATAGCATCAG GTAATGACCACTTGGTGATGCTGACCGCAAGCGGTGACCTCTACACATCAGGCTGCGGAGAGCAGGGGCAGCTGGGAAGGGTGCCAGAGCTCTTTGCCAACCGAGGGGGCAGGAAAGGGCTGT TGCGGTTGCTGATACCTCAGATTGTGAAGGTCCAGTCTAGGGGCAAAGTTCACTTCACAGATGCCTTCTGTGGGGCTTATATGACCATTGCTGTGTCAAAAGAAGGCCACGTCTATGGATTTGGACTGTCAAACTACCATCAGCTTG GGACCAAACTCATCAACACATGCTTCGTTCCAATAAAACTTACCACCTTCAAAAACTCCACCATTAACTGGATTGGCTTCTCAGGGGGACAGCACCACACAGTTTGCCTCGACTCTGCCG GGAAGGTGTACAGCCTGGGCCGGGCAGAGTATGGGCGTCTGGGTCTGGGCCAGGGGGCAGAGGAGAAGAGCGAACCCACGCCTGTGGAAGGACTGGATGTAGCCCAGGTGGTGGCATGTGGGGCATCGGTCAGCTACGCTGTCACCAAACAAG GGTCTGTGTATGCCTGGGGTATGGGCACTAACCTCCAGCTTGGCACAGGTGAGGAGAATGACGAATGGAGCCCTGTAGAGATGACGGGCAAGCAGCTGGAGAACCGCATAGTACTGATGGTGGCCAGCGGCGGGCAGCACACAGTCCTGCTGGTCAAAGACAagctggagagttga